AATCAGTACGTTCATCTCCTTCAATGCGACGAGATATGCCACCTGCGCGTGGATTATTAGGCATTAATACTAAGTAACTACCAGCCAAACTGATGAAGGTTGTTAATGCGGCTCCTTTATTGCCACGCTCTTCCTTTTCAATTTGAATAATAACTTCCTGGCCTTCTTTTATTACCTCTTTAATATTAGGTCTGCCCTTAAAGGAATAACCCGCAGGAAAATATGTTTTAGCGATTTCTTTTAAAGGTAAGAAACCATGTCGGTCAGCACCGTAATCTACGAAAGCAGCTTCTAAGCTTGCTTCAACTCGGGTGATTTTACCTTTATATATATTCGCTTTTTTTTGTTCATGTCCTGGACTTTCGATATCAAGGTCATATAACAATTGCCCATCGACAAGGGCAACGCGCAACTCTTCAGCTTGAGTTGCATTGATTAGCATTCTTTTCATTTTTAATAAACTCTTATATTTTATCGTTATTTTTTGTTTATGTTGGCTATGTTTCTGTTCACTTGACCTCGTGTCTGACTGTACAGTCTCTCGACTGGGAAATATGCAGAGGTGCATTGGAAAGTGAAAACAGATATTTTATTATCATTGCTGTAATTAGCTAATAAATAGATAATAAGCAAAAGGCTCAACATTGTATTTTTTATTTAATAGTTGTTATTTTGACTTCAAGCCGACTGGCGAGTCATAACACCCTAATCATCTCATTAATATACCTTTAGCCGCAATACAAATTTTTACATATTAACCCTTTAACACGTGATAAGCTTAGCGAATGGAACAGATAAATCACTCAGTACGCATGATTGAGGTAACTCAAGACAATGCACAACAACGAATTGACAATTTTCTTCGGCTTTATTTGAAAGGTGTCCCGAAAAGTATGATTTATAGAATCGTACGTAAGGGTGAAGTGCGCGTAAATAAAAAGCGTATAAAACCTGATTATAAACTTGCTGTTGGTGACATAGTACGTATACCACCAGTGCAAGTAGCTAAGGAAAATGCATTACCTTCACCTAAATTAAATAGCATCGCGCAATTAGAGTCGCGAATTGTTTATGAAGATGAGGCTTTGATTATTTTAAATAAGCCCTCAGGACTTGCTGTTCATGGTGGTAGTGGACTGGATTTTGGTGCCATTGAAGGGATGCGTGCGTTAAGACCTGATGCGCGTTTTCTTGAATTAGTGCATCGCCTTGATAAAGATACCTCAGGTTGTCTGTTGATCGCTAAAAAACGCAGCATGTTAAGGGCATTACACGAGCAATTGCGTAATAAAACCATGAATAAGCGTTATCTGGCTTTGGTTAAAGGCAGTTGGGATAAAAAATGGCGCACTGTCACCGAACCTTTACTGAAAATAGAGCAAGACTCCGTCGTGAAGGTAAGTAGTGAGGGCAAAGCCTCTGAAACGCGCTTTAAAATTATGCAGCGTTATCAAGGTGCTACATTGTTAGAAGCCAGTCCCGTGACGGGTAGAACACATCAAATTCGTGTACATACCGCCTGTAAAGGACATAATATTGCCTGTGATGTGCGTTATGGTGATGCGTCATTTACTGAAGAGATGCAAAAGTTAGGATTAAACCGTCTGTTTTTACATGCCGCTCATATTACCTTCTATCACCCCGTATTAGAAAAAGAGATTACTGTGAGTGCGCCATTATGTGCAGAGTTATCCGATTTATTAGAAAAGTTAACGAGGTGCTAGGGTGAAGTATT
This window of the Psychromonas sp. MME1 genome carries:
- the rluC gene encoding 23S rRNA pseudouridine(955/2504/2580) synthase RluC, producing the protein MEQINHSVRMIEVTQDNAQQRIDNFLRLYLKGVPKSMIYRIVRKGEVRVNKKRIKPDYKLAVGDIVRIPPVQVAKENALPSPKLNSIAQLESRIVYEDEALIILNKPSGLAVHGGSGLDFGAIEGMRALRPDARFLELVHRLDKDTSGCLLIAKKRSMLRALHEQLRNKTMNKRYLALVKGSWDKKWRTVTEPLLKIEQDSVVKVSSEGKASETRFKIMQRYQGATLLEASPVTGRTHQIRVHTACKGHNIACDVRYGDASFTEEMQKLGLNRLFLHAAHITFYHPVLEKEITVSAPLCAELSDLLEKLTRC